The following are encoded together in the Glycine max cultivar Williams 82 chromosome 8, Glycine_max_v4.0, whole genome shotgun sequence genome:
- the LOC102666617 gene encoding protein MAIN-LIKE 1-like: MDHAADEVHEQPEEAATDDVVPDAEVFPGGPHDKSILIDYAHHVAMNVWNGEERPELKLSSHGKKVEKFGRPAPEIEGLVVATGLSPPITCSLDTGKRGLILAFAERWHKETSSFHLPVGEVTITLNDVASLLHLPITCTFHSFEALHMDEAMLLLVELLEVSADEARVETVQCHGAYI, translated from the exons ATGGATCATGCAGCTGATGAGGTCCATGAACAACCTGAAGAAGCAGCTACTGATGATGTAGTTCCTGATGCCGAGGTTTTTCCAGGTGGGCCCCATGACAAATCAATTCTGATTGACTATGCTCATCATGTTGCAATGAATGTTTGGAATGGAGAG gaacgTCCTGAGTTGAAGTTATCTTCCCATGGAAAGAAGGTTGAGAAATTTGGTAGGCCTGCTCCAGAGATTGAAGGCTTAGTCGttgccacaggattaagtcctcCGATCACATGTTCCTTGGACACTGGCAAACGGGGACTTATATTAGCTTTTGCGGAGAGGTGGCATaaggaaactagtagtttccatCTTCCTGTAGGAGAGGTAACTATCACCCTCAATGATGTGGCATCATTGCTTCATCTACCCATCACATGCACCTTCCATAGCTTTGAGGCTCTTCATATGGACGAAGCCATGTTGCTGTTAGTTGAATTGCTTGAAGTTAGTGCTGATGAAGCAAGAGTTGAGACAGTACAATGCCATGGGGCATATATTTGA